GCCGCGCGCCGCCCAGGCGACGGCGAACGTGGAGTGCGTGTGCACGACGCCGCCGACCTCGGGCATGTGGCGGTACACGTAGGCGTGCGCGGCGGTGTCGCTCGACGGGTTGCGCTCGGAACCCGGGGTGCCTTGGATGACGTTGCCGTCGAGGTCGCAGAGGATCATGTTCTCGGGCGCGAGGTCGTCGTACGAGACGCCCGAGGGCTTGATCACGAACAGGTCGGCGCCGGGCACGCGGCCGGACACGTTGCCGCCGGTCCAGACCACGAGGCCGTAGCGGGTGAGCTCGCCGTGCAGGCGGGCGACGTCGGCGCGCACCTGCTCGATCGCTGCGGTGACGTCTGCATCGAACTCAGGGGTGGTCACGTGTCTCCTTCGACCGGCGTTAGCGCTAACGGAAACAACGTTAGCGCTCACGGAGGGTGCGTGCAACCGGTGCGAAGCCGCCGGGAACAGCGAACGGGGCGGATGCCGCAGCATCCGCCCCGTTCGTCGCACCCCCGCGTGCTCAGCTGCCCGAACGCCGCTTGTTGTAGACGTCGAAGGCGACGGCGAGCAGCAGCACGAGGCCCTTCACGGCCTGCTGCCACTCGATGCCGATGCCCATGATCGACATGCCGTTGTTGAGGACACCGATGATCAGACCACCGATGATCGCGCCGCCGATGGTGCCGACGCCGCCCTGCACCGCCGCGCCGCCGATGAAGGCCGCGGAGATCGCCTCGAGCTCGAACCCGTCACCGGCCTTCGGGCCCGCGAGGTTCAGGCGGGCGGTGAAGATGAGGCCGGCGAGCGCGGCGAGCACGCCCATGTTGACGAAGAGCAGGAAGTCGACCCGGCGGGTCTTGATGCCCGACAGCTCGGCCGCGTGGCGGTTGCCGCCGATCGCGTAGATGTGACGGCCGAACACCGTGCGGTTCATCACGATGCCGTACACCAGCACGAGCACGGCGAGGATGATCAGGGTGATCGGGATGCCCTTGTACGACGCGAGCGAGTAGGCGAAGAACGAGATTCCGACGGCGACCAGCACCAGCTTGGTGATGAACCACGCGATCGGCTCGACCTCCTGGCCGTACTTGATGCGGCCGCTGCGGCTGCGCACCTGCTGCACGACGATCGCGATGATCGCGATGACGCCGACGCCGAGGGTCAGCGGGTCGATCTCGAACTCGCCGAACACGTCGTTGACGAAGCCGTTGCCGAGGGCGCGGTACTCGGTCGGGAACGAGCCGATGTTCGCGTTGCCGAGCACGACCAGCGCCAGGCCTCGGAAGATGAGCATGCCCGCCAGCGTCACGATGAACGCCGGGATGCCGACGAACGCGATCCAGAAGCCCTGCCAGGCGCCGACCAGCGCGCCGATGCCGAGCGAGAGCAGCACGGAGAGCCACCACGGCAACCCCATCTGCACCGCGAAGACACCCGAGCAGGCGCCGACGAAGGCCGCGACCGAGCCGACCGACAGGTCGATGTGACCGGCGACGATGACCATGACCATGCCGATGGCGAGTACGAGGATGTACCCGTTCTGGACGACCAGGTTGGAGATGTTCTGCGGACGGAGCAGGATTCCGTCGGTCAGGAACGAGAACAGCACCACGACCGCGACGAGCGCGATGAAGATGCCGTTCTTGCCGAGGTCGGCGAGCACGTGGCTCAGCCGCTCGGTGAACTTGTTGTCCACCGGGTTCACGTTCGAGCCGGCGGCGTGGGTTTCCTCGGTGACGGGTGGGTTCGGATTCGACATGCGTGAGTCTCCTGGGGTGATTCGCCAGCGGCGGCGCTAGCGGGGCTTTTCCATGGTCATGAGCTTGAGCATCGACTCGGGCGTGGCCTCCTCGACCGGCATCTCACCGGTGATGCGGCCCTCCGAGAGCGCGTACAACCGGTCGCAGATGCCGAGCAGTTCGGGCAGCTCGGAGGAGATGACGATGATGCCCTTCCCCTCCCCCGCGAGCCGGTTGATGATCGAGTAGATCTCGTACTTGGCGCCGACGTCGATGCCGCGGGTGGGCTCATCGAGGATGAGCACGTCCGGGTTCGCGTAGATCCACTTCGACAGCACGACCTTCTGCTGGTTGCCGCCCGAGAGCTTGCCGGTCTTCACGAGCACGCTCGGCGCCTTGATGTTCATGGAGCGCCGGTACTCGTTGGCGACCGCGTACTCCTCGTTGTCGTGCACGAGCCCGAACTTCTCGAGCTTCTTCAGCGACGCCATCGAGATGTTGCGCTTGATGTCCTCGATGAGGTTCAGGCCGTAGGTCTTGCGATCCTCGGTCGCGTACGCGATGCCGTTCTCGATCGACTCGGCGACCGTGCGCGTCTTGATCTGCTCGCCGCGCAGGTAGACCCTGCCGCTGATGTTCGAGCCGTAGCTGCGACCGAACAGGCTCATCGCGAACTCGGTGCGCCCGGCGCCCATCAGGCCCGCGATGCCGACGATCTCGCCCGCCCGCACGTTCAGGTTCACGTTGTCGACCACGACGCGGCTGGAGTCCTGCGGGTGGTGGGCGGTCCAGTCCTCGACCCGCAGCAGCTCCTCGCCGATGTTCGGCGTGTGGTCGGGGTACCGGTGCTCGAGGTCGCGGCCGACCATGTCGTTGATGATGCGGTCCTCGGTGACATCCGCCTTGGCGATCGTCTCGATCGTCTTGCCGTCGCGGATGACGGTGACCGAGTCCGCCACCTTCTTGATCTCGTTCAGCTTGTGGCTGATGATGATCGACGTGATGCCCTGGCCCTTCAGGTGCAGGATCAGGTCGAGCAGGTGGTCCGAGTCCTCGTCGTTGAGCGCTGCGGTGGGCTCGTCGAGGATGAGCAGCTTCACCTGCTTCGACAGGGCCTTCGCGATCTCGACGAGCTGCTGCTTGCCGACGCCGATGTCCATGATCCGCGTGCGGGGGTTCTCCTTGAGGCCCACGCGCGCGAGCAGCTTCGCGGCCTCGAAGTCGGTCTTGTTCCAGTCGATCAGGCCGCCGGGGCCCTTCAGCTCGTTGTTGAGGAAGATGTTCTCGGCGATCGACATGTAGGGGCTCAGCGCGAGCTCCTGGTGGATGATCACGATGCCCTTGGACTCCGAGTCCGTGAGGTCCTTGAACTCGACGACCTCGTTCTCGAAGACGATGTCGCCGTCGTAGGTGCCGTGCGGGTACACCCCCGACAGCACCTTCATGAGGGTCGACTTCCCCGCGCCGTTCTCGCCGCAGATCGCGTGCACCTCGCCGCGTTCGACGCCGAGCGTCACGTTCGCGAGGGCCTTCACGCCGGGGAACGTCTTGGTGATGCTGCGCATCTCGAGAATGTTGGTGGTCATCCTTGCTCCTGCTCCATTGCCGGTGCACCTCCCGGGGCGGACGCCGCGCGCCGGGGCCTGATGCGAGGATATTCCCGCTCAGGCCCCGACACGCGGCAACCCGTCAACCGAGTCGGTGCCTCACCGGTGAATCAGCCGTTGATCTCTTCCTCGGTCCAGTAGCCGCTGTCGACCAGGACCTCGGTGATGTTGTCCTGCACGACGATCTGCGACTCGAGCAGGTACGACGGCACGACCTTGACGCCGTTGTCGTAGTCCGAGGTGTTGTTGACCTCGGGCTCCTCGCCGTTCAGCAGGGCGGTCGCCATGTCCACGGCCACGGCCGCGAGGTTGCGGGTGTCCTTGAAGATGGTCGAGTACTGCTCGCCGCTGTTGATCGCCTTCACCGAGTCGAGCTCGGCGTCCTGGCCCGAGATGACCGGCCACTCGTCGCCGACCGAGTAGCCGGCGTCGGTCAGTGCCGAGATGATGCCGCGCGACAGGCCGTCGTAGGGCGAGAGCACCGCGTCGACCTGCGAGCCGTCGGAGTAGTTCGCCACGAGGATGTCCTCCATGCGGCTCTGCGCGACCTCGCCGTCCCAGCGGAGCGTCGCCGCCTGCTGGAAGTCGGTCTGGCCGGACTTCACGACGAGGGTGCCCTCGTCGATGTACGGCTGCAGGGTGTCGATCGCGCCGTTCCAGAAGAACGTGGCGTTGTTGTCGTCGGGCGAACCGGCGAACAGCTCGATGTTGAACGGACCCTCGGGCGCGTCGCCGGCCTCGTTGCCCTCGAGGTCGGTCAGGCCGAGGCCCGCCAGGATCGACGTCGCCTGCTGCACGCCGACGATGTAGTTGTCGAACGAGGCGTAGTAGTCGACGTTCTCCGAGTCGCGGATGAGGCGGTCGTAGGCGATGACGGGGATGTCGGCGTCGGCCGCGTCCTGCAGCACCTGCGAGAGCGTGGTGCCGTCGATCGACGCGATGATCAGCGCCTCGGCGCCCTTGGTGATCATGTTCTCGATCTGCGAGACCTGGGTGGGGATGTCGTCCTCTGCGTACTGCAGGTCGACCTCGAAGCCCTGCTCCTCCAGCTGCTCCTTGACGGCGTCGCCGTCCTGGATCCAGCGCTCGGAGCTCTTGGTCGGCATCGCGACGCCGATGAGGCCGCCGTCGCCGCCCGAGCTGTCTCCGCCGTCGCCGCCCGAGCAGGCGGCGAGCGCCAGCATGGAGCCCGCGGCGAGCGTGGCGAGCAGCACCTTCTTCGTCTTCTTCACGGTCTTTCCTTTCACTGTGTCAGTCATGGACGTCCTTGTCTTGGTGACAGTGGAGCGGCGTCGTCCTGGGGTCCGCTCCCGACGGCATCAGGTCGATGCCGCACGATTCTGGGGTGGTGGCGCGCCGCCGGCGGGACGCCGGGCGTCGACGGCCTGGCCGTACACGTTCTGGTAGCGCTCGTAGAGCGCATCGATGTCGCGCTGCGAGATCGCGATCGGCTCGCCCGCCTCCCGCGCGAGGTGCGCGGTGCGGGCGACGTCCTCGAGCATCACGGCGGCCTTGACCGCGTCCTTGGCCGAGGCGCCGATGGTGAACGGGCCGTGGTTCTGCATCAGCACGGCGCGCGAGCGGTGCCCGCGCAGGGTCTCGACGATGCCGCGGCCGATCGAGTCGTCGCCGATGATCGCGAACGGCCCGACCGGGATGGGCCCGCCGAACTCGTCGGCCATCGCCGTCGTCACGCACGGGATCTCCTCGCCGCGCGCCGCCCACGCCACGGCGTAGGGCGAGTGCGTGTGCACGACGCCGCCGACCTCGGGCATGTGCCGGTACACGTAGGCGTGCGCAGCCGTGTCGCTCGACGGGTTGCGCTCCATCCCGGGCGTGCCCGGGATGACGTTGCCGTCGAGGTCGCAGAGGATCATGTTCTCGGGCGCGAGGTCGTCGTACGAGACGCCCGAGGGCTTGATGACGAACAGGTCCGCGCCGGGCACCCGGCCCGAGACGTTGCCGCCGGTCCACACCACGAGGCCGTAGCGGGTGAGCTCGCCGTGCAAGCGGGCGACGTCGGCGCGCACCCTGGCGATGGCCACCTCGATCGTGGGCCCGTAGCCGTTCACGCGCGATCACCCGACCCGAGCTCCACGGCCCGGAGCGCTGCGCGCTCGGTGGGGGCTGCCATCACGGGTGACTCCTTCGTCTGCGGAACGGGACGCACTGCGCGGTGCCTGCGTCGGAAATGTGACCGTTCATGTGACCGTTCACATCGCGGGACTCAGAATAGCCAGAGACGTCCGGGCCGTGTCAACTTCCGAATAGTCACGGAATGGTAACGGCGGATTTCCCTCAGAACGAGGGCGGCCCGACCGAGCCCCGCACGATGAGCTCGGGCTCGATCGTGCTCGGCCGGTCCTCGTCGTCGCCACCGGGACGCGCGTCCGCATGGCCGGCCGCGCCCAGCAGCAGGTCGACGCAGCGCCTGCCGATCTCGGCGAAGTCCTGTCGCACGGTCGTGAGCGGCGGCCAGAAGTGCGCCGCCTCGGGGATGTCGTCGAAGCCGATGATCGAGACGTCGCCCGGCACGTCGAGGCCCTCGGCCCGCACGGCGTGCATGAGCCCGAGCGCCATCTGGTCGTTCGAGGAGAAGATCGCCGTGAAGTCGCGCACCGAGAGCAGCTCGCGCCCGGCGTGGTACCCGAACTCGGCCGTCCAGTCGCCCAGGATCGGCGCGGTGGTCGGCACGTCCTGCGCCCCCATCTCGTCGAGGAACCCGCGCATGCGGGCCTCCGCCTCGATCCAGTCCTGCGGGCCGGCGAGGTGGTAGATGCTGCGGTGGCCCCGCTCGATGAGGTGCCGCGTGGCCATGCGGGCCCCGGCGATCTGGTCGACCGAGAGCCCGTGCTCCGGATCTCGCTCGGTCGACTGGAGCGTGACGTACGGCACGTCGATCGAGAGCTCCTGGAGGGTGTCGAACACGCGCTCCTGCGGGGCGATGACCACGAGCCCCTCGATGCCCTGTGCGGCCAGGTGGGCGAGGCCGTCGGGGATCGACCGCGGGTCGGACGAGTCGATGTTCGCCGTGCTCACCCAGTAGCCCGAGCGACGCGCCGCCGACTCGATCGCGGCGATGCTCGAGGCCGGCCCGTACTGCGTGCTCGACGCCGACAGGATGCCGAACGTGCGCGATCGGCTGGTGACGAGGGCGCGCGCGGCGCGGTTCGGCCGGTACTGCAGCTGCTCCATGACCTGCAGCACGCGGTCGCGGGTCTCCGGGCGCAGGCTCGGGTGGTCGTTGAGCACGCGCGAGACGGTCTGGTGGGAGACGCCCGCGAGGCGCGCCACATCGCGGATGCTCGGCGCCCGCCCCCTCGGGGCGTCCGCTCTGGTCTCCGGCACTGCGTCCTCGCTCGCGTCTGGCATGTGCACGGTCACACACGCCGAGACACCATTATGCACGCGCCGCGCGGCGATGTGACCGTCACATTTGTGACAGTCACATGAACGACCGGTGCCGCGATGCGGCCATCGCGGCCGCCATCACGGCCGCCGTCCCGGCCCGCCGGAGGCGGCCTACATCTCCTCGTGCGTGTCCGGGTCGCCGTCCCACAGGCGCCCGCGCTCGAGCCCCGAGATCGCCTCGACCTCGTCGGGCGCGAGCGTGAACCCGAACACGTCGAGGTTCTCGCGCTGCCTCGTGGCATCCGCCGACTTCGGGATCGGGATCGACCCGAGCTGCACGTGCCAGCGCAGCACGACCTGGGTGGGCGTGCGCCCGTGCCCGTCCGCGATCTCGGTGATCACCGGCTCCGCCAGCAGCTCGGTACGCCGGGCGAGCGGGCTCCAGCTCTCGGTCGCGATGCCGTGCTCGGCGTGGAAGGCGCGCTGGTCGCCCTGCGGGAAGTACGGATGCAGCTCGACCTGGTTGACCGCCGGCACGACGCCGGTCTCGTCGATGAGCCGCTCCAGATGGGCGATCGTGAAGTTCGAGACGCCGATCGAGCGCACCATGCCGTGCTCGCGCGCCTTGATCATCGCCCGCCACGCGTCGACGTACCGGTCGACGCTCGGGTTCGGCCAGTGGATCAGGTGCAGGTCGACCCAGTCGAGCCCGAGTCGATCGAGCGAACCGGAGATGCTCGCGAGCGTCTCGTCGAAGCCGTGGTCGCGTCCGGGCACCTTGGTCGTGACGCTCACGTCGCTGCGATCGACGCCCGACCTGCGGAGGGCCTCCCCGACCGCCTCCTCGTTGCCGTAATTCACGGCCGAGTCGAGCAGCCGGTAGCCCGACTCGAGTGCGCCGACCATCGCCGCGACGCCCGCGCCGTC
This portion of the Agromyces rhizosphaerae genome encodes:
- the mmsA gene encoding multiple monosaccharide ABC transporter ATP-binding protein, encoding MTTNILEMRSITKTFPGVKALANVTLGVERGEVHAICGENGAGKSTLMKVLSGVYPHGTYDGDIVFENEVVEFKDLTDSESKGIVIIHQELALSPYMSIAENIFLNNELKGPGGLIDWNKTDFEAAKLLARVGLKENPRTRIMDIGVGKQQLVEIAKALSKQVKLLILDEPTAALNDEDSDHLLDLILHLKGQGITSIIISHKLNEIKKVADSVTVIRDGKTIETIAKADVTEDRIINDMVGRDLEHRYPDHTPNIGEELLRVEDWTAHHPQDSSRVVVDNVNLNVRAGEIVGIAGLMGAGRTEFAMSLFGRSYGSNISGRVYLRGEQIKTRTVAESIENGIAYATEDRKTYGLNLIEDIKRNISMASLKKLEKFGLVHDNEEYAVANEYRRSMNIKAPSVLVKTGKLSGGNQQKVVLSKWIYANPDVLILDEPTRGIDVGAKYEIYSIINRLAGEGKGIIVISSELPELLGICDRLYALSEGRITGEMPVEEATPESMLKLMTMEKPR
- a CDS encoding LacI family DNA-binding transcriptional regulator, translated to MPDASEDAVPETRADAPRGRAPSIRDVARLAGVSHQTVSRVLNDHPSLRPETRDRVLQVMEQLQYRPNRAARALVTSRSRTFGILSASSTQYGPASSIAAIESAARRSGYWVSTANIDSSDPRSIPDGLAHLAAQGIEGLVVIAPQERVFDTLQELSIDVPYVTLQSTERDPEHGLSVDQIAGARMATRHLIERGHRSIYHLAGPQDWIEAEARMRGFLDEMGAQDVPTTAPILGDWTAEFGYHAGRELLSVRDFTAIFSSNDQMALGLMHAVRAEGLDVPGDVSIIGFDDIPEAAHFWPPLTTVRQDFAEIGRRCVDLLLGAAGHADARPGGDDEDRPSTIEPELIVRGSVGPPSF
- a CDS encoding aldo/keto reductase, whose protein sequence is MTAPLRSLNDGNSLPQLGLGTYQLNDGAGVAAMVGALESGYRLLDSAVNYGNEEAVGEALRRSGVDRSDVSVTTKVPGRDHGFDETLASISGSLDRLGLDWVDLHLIHWPNPSVDRYVDAWRAMIKAREHGMVRSIGVSNFTIAHLERLIDETGVVPAVNQVELHPYFPQGDQRAFHAEHGIATESWSPLARRTELLAEPVITEIADGHGRTPTQVVLRWHVQLGSIPIPKSADATRQRENLDVFGFTLAPDEVEAISGLERGRLWDGDPDTHEEM
- the mmsB gene encoding multiple monosaccharide ABC transporter permease; translated protein: MSNPNPPVTEETHAAGSNVNPVDNKFTERLSHVLADLGKNGIFIALVAVVVLFSFLTDGILLRPQNISNLVVQNGYILVLAIGMVMVIVAGHIDLSVGSVAAFVGACSGVFAVQMGLPWWLSVLLSLGIGALVGAWQGFWIAFVGIPAFIVTLAGMLIFRGLALVVLGNANIGSFPTEYRALGNGFVNDVFGEFEIDPLTLGVGVIAIIAIVVQQVRSRSGRIKYGQEVEPIAWFITKLVLVAVGISFFAYSLASYKGIPITLIILAVLVLVYGIVMNRTVFGRHIYAIGGNRHAAELSGIKTRRVDFLLFVNMGVLAALAGLIFTARLNLAGPKAGDGFELEAISAAFIGGAAVQGGVGTIGGAIIGGLIIGVLNNGMSIMGIGIEWQQAVKGLVLLLAVAFDVYNKRRSGS
- a CDS encoding L-ribulose-5-phosphate 4-epimerase; this translates as MNGYGPTIEVAIARVRADVARLHGELTRYGLVVWTGGNVSGRVPGADLFVIKPSGVSYDDLAPENMILCDLDGNVIPGTPGMERNPSSDTAAHAYVYRHMPEVGGVVHTHSPYAVAWAARGEEIPCVTTAMADEFGGPIPVGPFAIIGDDSIGRGIVETLRGHRSRAVLMQNHGPFTIGASAKDAVKAAVMLEDVARTAHLAREAGEPIAISQRDIDALYERYQNVYGQAVDARRPAGGAPPPQNRAAST
- a CDS encoding L-ribulose-5-phosphate 4-epimerase, whose amino-acid sequence is MTTPEFDADVTAAIEQVRADVARLHGELTRYGLVVWTGGNVSGRVPGADLFVIKPSGVSYDDLAPENMILCDLDGNVIQGTPGSERNPSSDTAAHAYVYRHMPEVGGVVHTHSTFAVAWAARGEEIPCVITGMADEFGGPIPIGPFAIIGDDSIGRGIVETLTGHRSRAVLMQNHGPFTIGVNAKDAVKAAVMVEDAARSVHYAREAGPLIPIPQERIDALYARYQNVYGQGGDARR
- the chvE gene encoding multiple monosaccharide ABC transporter substrate-binding protein, with product MLALAACSGGDGGDSSGGDGGLIGVAMPTKSSERWIQDGDAVKEQLEEQGFEVDLQYAEDDIPTQVSQIENMITKGAEALIIASIDGTTLSQVLQDAADADIPVIAYDRLIRDSENVDYYASFDNYIVGVQQATSILAGLGLTDLEGNEAGDAPEGPFNIELFAGSPDDNNATFFWNGAIDTLQPYIDEGTLVVKSGQTDFQQAATLRWDGEVAQSRMEDILVANYSDGSQVDAVLSPYDGLSRGIISALTDAGYSVGDEWPVISGQDAELDSVKAINSGEQYSTIFKDTRNLAAVAVDMATALLNGEEPEVNNTSDYDNGVKVVPSYLLESQIVVQDNITEVLVDSGYWTEEEING